Genomic DNA from Podospora pseudoanserina strain CBS 124.78 chromosome 4, whole genome shotgun sequence:
TTTCGTTATGGCGTTTTAGTTTGCTCAGTTTGATCCAAGAGGCGACGATCTCCCAGATCTGTAGCCGTATCCGAGTGCGCCGACGTGATACCGGAGCTGGCTCCGAAAGGGTGTGTTGATGCATAAGAGGAAGGCCATCGGGCCGTCTCTCTCATGACTGCTACATGGTGTAGTAGCATACCATCCATCCGCTAGGTagatcaaccacaaccccggGTCATTTTATCCATTTTAAGATATGACGAGGCAAGGACCAGCTTTCAGTCTTGAGCGGGGTATGGATTGATTGCCCATTTCGCGCGGATGACGGACGGGATAAATGCAGTCGAGCGGCGACACTGTTGGCTGCAGGTTGGAAACAAGGAGCCATTTTCGTGCCAAGAGGGCGTCCTTTGAGCAGCCAGATGGGAACCAGGCACGGACGAGACGGTAGGGGATCAAACAAACGTGGCAGCCCTGCGTGTCACGGTGGACGGGGAGACTTGAGAGGCTCACAAAGGAAAGGTTGATAAAAcagaaagcaaaaaaaagcTTTGACGGGAgagaggtgggtgtggtCGGTGGGGAATCACGCTATTGTCAGTTTGGGCCCACTCCCCCACTGGGATGCCTGTCAGCTTGTGGAGGAGTGCTCCATTATCGCGACCATTGGCTCGTGGGgaatgaggggaggggggcctTGGGGGAGCAGCCGGGAGCTGTCCCCCCCAGGGGTATCCATCCTGCAGGTCATGAAGGGATCCCCATTTCCCCATGATACAAGATGACCCTCCCCCAGCGACTGTCCCCTCTCCGACCTCCTGCGATACGACCCTGTCGTCCTCTTTCTCGCTTCACCTCCGTCttcactcccacccccattgCTCCCATTGCTCCCATTGCTCCCATTGCTCCCATTGCTCCCATTGCTCCCATTGCTCCCATTGCTCTCTGAGACCCAGGGCCCGCCGACCTGGTAGCCGGATTTGCGATCATCCGAGGCTTTGATCTGCCCTGCGTTTCCCACACTGCTTTCCTCCTTCAGATACGAACATCATCTCCTTTACGATCGCAACCTCGTTACAATCGATCAAAGATGGAACCCTATGCATACCCTGCCGAAgggttggatgagatggCGTAAGCTAGACACCCGCCACACCGCCGTTGAACCGCTCAGTTCACCAAATGGTTGCTAACGGCTGGGAACAGAGAAAAGTTGAACCGATTAAGCACAGCGGACTCGCGGCATGGTGACTCGGCCCCATTGCTCGACGGACAATCCTATAACGCCTACGATCCCCGACTACGACCACCGTCGAGCGGCTACCCGCTGCCACCGACTCCCGAGTCGCAATGGAGTCCCACCGATGACCTTTTCCGAGTCCCGAATTATGAGCTTGGTCAGCGGCACGCTGCCGCATTGCCGCTGCAGCGTCCGGTGTCGAGGAGCAAGTCGTCACTTTTCCGAAAAGACTCGCATACATCGGACCGAAGGCCCTCGAGAGGCTCGTCCGCCGGTTTCAGCCTGTACCCCGCAGCccgtccaccaccgccgaagCAGCCGCTGCCCGCGCTTCCCTCCAACAAATCTGCACGCCGCATCTCATCCCAGGGCTCCTTTGACAGCAGCTCAGTCGCATCGGGCGAGACTTCGAGATACTCGGATTCCACCAGGGGTTGTGGGCTCGAGCGAGTGTCCACGAACGGAACACCAACGTCTCCACACACCAATGCGCATTTCGTGGCTGTCCCTCCCGTGCCCGAGGAATATCGGACACGGCAGGAATCACAATCCACGGCTGTGACTGTTGTGCCCTGGAAATCTCTCACACACCAGGAAAAGGCCCCCAAGGATCCATCCGTATACTTCTTTGACATTTCAACAACGTCTGCCACCCTGGCCAGCAAACAtggcaacaacatcatcaaggtgTGGTCTGTCGGCTCAGGCGAGGTCCAGAGCCAGATCAAAATCTCTTGCTACACAACCGCCCAGCCTCGGTCGCGCGAGTATTTCGTTCGTAGCCATGCCATTCTTTCCGAGCCCTCCAACATGATAGCCATTGCCACCGGCTTCGGTGACTCGCTCGAGATTTGGGACtggggcaagaagaagaagctgcagTCCATGGACAAGGCAGACCGTTGGGCCGCCGTTC
This window encodes:
- a CDS encoding hypothetical protein (EggNog:ENOG503PAZ0), which gives rise to MEPYAYPAEGLDEMAEKLNRLSTADSRHGDSAPLLDGQSYNAYDPRLRPPSSGYPLPPTPESQWSPTDDLFRVPNYELGQRHAAALPLQRPVSRSKSSLFRKDSHTSDRRPSRGSSAGFSLYPAARPPPPKQPLPALPSNKSARRISSQGSFDSSSVASGETSRYSDSTRGCGLERVSTNGTPTSPHTNAHFVAVPPVPEEYRTRQESQSTAVTVVPWKSLTHQEKAPKDPSVYFFDISTTSATLASKHGNNIIKVWSVGSGEVQSQIKISCYTTAQPRSREYFVRSHAILSEPSNMIAIATGFGDSLEIWDWGKKKKLQSMDKADRWAAVRSNVMEAGWCPLVTYRGDNDTIELWEATYSKKPFKKTRVIELARAGLPVLPKYPELAFSATGPLLITASGPRPPRLGHPPPERETLLIAWEIHNGAEMTTPYKVVAPWQHAELDTALPSGLATYGSVAVSIWIPASYRAIPVPAARGGNGYNLAPASVPFRYVLVWDFSASSTKTFRIPNAMSCVSPDCRFIAYCDSRGVDSGARGCLAVLDAMTGKQLWCWPDPDATAADVDMMAGFSQLANLSKVTEMCFSADGGFLFIGDSEGGTGVFEVREGGKGISMRPV